In one window of Balaenoptera musculus isolate JJ_BM4_2016_0621 chromosome 10, mBalMus1.pri.v3, whole genome shotgun sequence DNA:
- the TAB1 gene encoding TGF-beta-activated kinase 1 and MAP3K7-binding protein 1 isoform X1: MAAQRRSLLQNEQQPSWTDDLPLCHLSGVGSASNRSYSADGKGTESHPPEDNWLKFRSENNCFLYGVFNGYDGNRVTNFVAQRLSAELLLGQLSAEHTEADVRRVLLQAFDVVERSFLESIDDALAEKASLQSQLPEGVPQHQLPPQYQKILERLKTLEKEISGGAMAVVAVLLNNRLYVANVGTNRALLCKSTVDGLQVTQLNVDHTTENEDELFRLSQLGLDAGKIKQVGVICGQESTRRIGDYKVKYGYTDIDLLSAAKSKPIIAEPEIHGAQPLDGVTGFLVLMSEGLYKALEAAHGPGQANQEIAAMIDTEFAKQTSLDAVAQAVVDRVKRIHSDTFASGGERAKFCPRHEDMTLLVRNFGYPLGEMSQAAPSPAPAAGGRVYPVSVPYSSAQSTSKTSVTLSLVMPSQGQLVNGAHSASTLDEATPTLTNQSPTLTLQSTNTHTQSSSSSSDGGLFRSRPAHSLPPGEDGRVEPYVDFAEFYRLWSVDHGEQSVVTAP; this comes from the exons ATGGCGGCGCAGAGGAGGAGCCTGCTGCAGAAT GAACAGCAGCCAAGCTGGACGGACGACCTGCCGCTCTGCCACCTCTCTGGAGTTGGCTCAGCCTCCAACCGCAGCTACTCTGCTGATGGCAAGGGCACTGAGAGCCACCCACCAGAGGACAACTGGCTCAAGTTCAG GAGTGAGAACAACTGCTTCCTGTACGGGGTCTTCAACGGCTACGATGGCAACCGGGTAACCAACTTCGTGGCCCAGCGGCTGTCCGCGGAGCTCCTGCTGGGCCAGCTCAGCGCCGAGCACACTGAGGCCGACGTGCGGCGGGTCCTGCTGCAG GCCTTCGATGTGGTGGAGAGGAGCTTCCTGGAGTCCATCGATGACGCATTGGCAGAGAAGGCGAGCCTCCAGTCCCAGCTGCCTGAG GGCGTCCCTCAGCACCAGCTGCCTCCTCAGTATCAGAAGATCCTCGAAAGACTCAAGACGTTGGAGAAGGAGATTTCGGGAGGAGCCATGGCCGTGGTGGCGGTCCTTCTCAACAACAGGCTCTATGTCGCCAATGTCG GTACGAACCGTGCACTTTTATGCAAATCCACGGTAGATGGTCTGCAGGTGACACAGTTGAACGTGGACCACACCACAGAGAATGAGGACGAGCTCTTCCGGCTCTCACAGCTGG GTTTGGATGCAGGAAAGATCAAGCAAGTGGGGGTCATCTGTGGGCAGGAGAGCACCAGGCGCATTGGGGATTACAAGGTCAAATACGGCTACACTGACATCGACCTACTCAG TGCCGCCAAGTCCAAGCCCATCATCGCGGAGCCTGAAATCCACGGTGCACAGCCTCTGGATGGGGTGACTGGCTTCCTGGTGCTGATGTCCGAGGGGCTGTACAAGGCCCTGGAGGCAGCCCATGGGCCTGGGCAGGCCAACCAG GAGATCGCCGCCATGATCGACACGGAGTTCGCCAAGCAGACTTCCCTGGATGCAGTGGCCCAGGCCGTGGTGGACCGGGTGAAGCGCATCCACAGTGACACCTTCGCCAGTGGCGGGGAGCGTGCCAAGTTCTGCCCAAGGCACGAGGACATGACCCTGCTGGTGCGGAACTTTGGCTACCCCCTGGGAGAGATGAGCCAGGCCgcaccctcccccgccccag CTGCAGGAGGACGCGTGTACCCCGTATCCGTGCCTTACTCAAGCGCCCAGAGCACCAGCAAAACCAGCGTGACCCTGTCCCTCGTCATGCCCTCCCAGGGCCAGCTAGTCAACGGGGCCCACAGCGCCTCCACCCTGGACGAAGCCACTCCCACCCTCACCAA CCAGAGCCCGACCCTGACCCTGCAGTCCACCAACACGCACACCCAGAGCAGCAGCTCCAGCTCTGACGGGGGCCTCTTCCGCTCCCGGCCCGCCCACTCGCTCCCGCCCGGCGAGGATGGCCGCGTCGAGCCTTACGTGGACTTTGCGGAGTTCTACCGCCTCTGGAGCGTGGACCACGGCGAGCAGAGTGTGGTGACGGCGCCATAG
- the TAB1 gene encoding TGF-beta-activated kinase 1 and MAP3K7-binding protein 1 isoform X3, with protein MAAQRRSLLQNEQQPSWTDDLPLCHLSGVGSASNRSYSADGKGTESHPPEDNWLKFRSENNCFLYGVFNGYDGNRVTNFVAQRLSAELLLGQLSAEHTEADVRRVLLQAFDVVERSFLESIDDALAEKASLQSQLPEGVPQHQLPPQYQKILERLKTLEKEISGGAMAVVAVLLNNRLYVANVGTNRALLCKSTVDGLQVTQLNVDHTTENEDELFRLSQLGLDAGKIKQVGVICGQESTRRIGDYKVKYGYTDIDLLSAAKSKPIIAEPEIHGAQPLDGVTGFLVLMSEGLYKALEAAHGPGQANQEIAAMIDTEFAKQTSLDAVAQAVVDRVKRIHSDTFASGGERAKFCPRHEDMTLLVRNFGYPLGEMSQAAPSPAPAAGGRVYPVSVPYSSAQSTSKTSVTLSLVMPSQGQLVNGAHSASTLDEATPTLTKARP; from the exons ATGGCGGCGCAGAGGAGGAGCCTGCTGCAGAAT GAACAGCAGCCAAGCTGGACGGACGACCTGCCGCTCTGCCACCTCTCTGGAGTTGGCTCAGCCTCCAACCGCAGCTACTCTGCTGATGGCAAGGGCACTGAGAGCCACCCACCAGAGGACAACTGGCTCAAGTTCAG GAGTGAGAACAACTGCTTCCTGTACGGGGTCTTCAACGGCTACGATGGCAACCGGGTAACCAACTTCGTGGCCCAGCGGCTGTCCGCGGAGCTCCTGCTGGGCCAGCTCAGCGCCGAGCACACTGAGGCCGACGTGCGGCGGGTCCTGCTGCAG GCCTTCGATGTGGTGGAGAGGAGCTTCCTGGAGTCCATCGATGACGCATTGGCAGAGAAGGCGAGCCTCCAGTCCCAGCTGCCTGAG GGCGTCCCTCAGCACCAGCTGCCTCCTCAGTATCAGAAGATCCTCGAAAGACTCAAGACGTTGGAGAAGGAGATTTCGGGAGGAGCCATGGCCGTGGTGGCGGTCCTTCTCAACAACAGGCTCTATGTCGCCAATGTCG GTACGAACCGTGCACTTTTATGCAAATCCACGGTAGATGGTCTGCAGGTGACACAGTTGAACGTGGACCACACCACAGAGAATGAGGACGAGCTCTTCCGGCTCTCACAGCTGG GTTTGGATGCAGGAAAGATCAAGCAAGTGGGGGTCATCTGTGGGCAGGAGAGCACCAGGCGCATTGGGGATTACAAGGTCAAATACGGCTACACTGACATCGACCTACTCAG TGCCGCCAAGTCCAAGCCCATCATCGCGGAGCCTGAAATCCACGGTGCACAGCCTCTGGATGGGGTGACTGGCTTCCTGGTGCTGATGTCCGAGGGGCTGTACAAGGCCCTGGAGGCAGCCCATGGGCCTGGGCAGGCCAACCAG GAGATCGCCGCCATGATCGACACGGAGTTCGCCAAGCAGACTTCCCTGGATGCAGTGGCCCAGGCCGTGGTGGACCGGGTGAAGCGCATCCACAGTGACACCTTCGCCAGTGGCGGGGAGCGTGCCAAGTTCTGCCCAAGGCACGAGGACATGACCCTGCTGGTGCGGAACTTTGGCTACCCCCTGGGAGAGATGAGCCAGGCCgcaccctcccccgccccag CTGCAGGAGGACGCGTGTACCCCGTATCCGTGCCTTACTCAAGCGCCCAGAGCACCAGCAAAACCAGCGTGACCCTGTCCCTCGTCATGCCCTCCCAGGGCCAGCTAGTCAACGGGGCCCACAGCGCCTCCACCCTGGACGAAGCCACTCCCACCCTCACCAA AGCCCGACCCTGA
- the TAB1 gene encoding TGF-beta-activated kinase 1 and MAP3K7-binding protein 1 isoform X2 → MDDLLKMEQQPSWTDDLPLCHLSGVGSASNRSYSADGKGTESHPPEDNWLKFRSENNCFLYGVFNGYDGNRVTNFVAQRLSAELLLGQLSAEHTEADVRRVLLQAFDVVERSFLESIDDALAEKASLQSQLPEGVPQHQLPPQYQKILERLKTLEKEISGGAMAVVAVLLNNRLYVANVGTNRALLCKSTVDGLQVTQLNVDHTTENEDELFRLSQLGLDAGKIKQVGVICGQESTRRIGDYKVKYGYTDIDLLSAAKSKPIIAEPEIHGAQPLDGVTGFLVLMSEGLYKALEAAHGPGQANQEIAAMIDTEFAKQTSLDAVAQAVVDRVKRIHSDTFASGGERAKFCPRHEDMTLLVRNFGYPLGEMSQAAPSPAPAAGGRVYPVSVPYSSAQSTSKTSVTLSLVMPSQGQLVNGAHSASTLDEATPTLTNQSPTLTLQSTNTHTQSSSSSSDGGLFRSRPAHSLPPGEDGRVEPYVDFAEFYRLWSVDHGEQSVVTAP, encoded by the exons ATGGATGATTTGTTGAAGATG GAACAGCAGCCAAGCTGGACGGACGACCTGCCGCTCTGCCACCTCTCTGGAGTTGGCTCAGCCTCCAACCGCAGCTACTCTGCTGATGGCAAGGGCACTGAGAGCCACCCACCAGAGGACAACTGGCTCAAGTTCAG GAGTGAGAACAACTGCTTCCTGTACGGGGTCTTCAACGGCTACGATGGCAACCGGGTAACCAACTTCGTGGCCCAGCGGCTGTCCGCGGAGCTCCTGCTGGGCCAGCTCAGCGCCGAGCACACTGAGGCCGACGTGCGGCGGGTCCTGCTGCAG GCCTTCGATGTGGTGGAGAGGAGCTTCCTGGAGTCCATCGATGACGCATTGGCAGAGAAGGCGAGCCTCCAGTCCCAGCTGCCTGAG GGCGTCCCTCAGCACCAGCTGCCTCCTCAGTATCAGAAGATCCTCGAAAGACTCAAGACGTTGGAGAAGGAGATTTCGGGAGGAGCCATGGCCGTGGTGGCGGTCCTTCTCAACAACAGGCTCTATGTCGCCAATGTCG GTACGAACCGTGCACTTTTATGCAAATCCACGGTAGATGGTCTGCAGGTGACACAGTTGAACGTGGACCACACCACAGAGAATGAGGACGAGCTCTTCCGGCTCTCACAGCTGG GTTTGGATGCAGGAAAGATCAAGCAAGTGGGGGTCATCTGTGGGCAGGAGAGCACCAGGCGCATTGGGGATTACAAGGTCAAATACGGCTACACTGACATCGACCTACTCAG TGCCGCCAAGTCCAAGCCCATCATCGCGGAGCCTGAAATCCACGGTGCACAGCCTCTGGATGGGGTGACTGGCTTCCTGGTGCTGATGTCCGAGGGGCTGTACAAGGCCCTGGAGGCAGCCCATGGGCCTGGGCAGGCCAACCAG GAGATCGCCGCCATGATCGACACGGAGTTCGCCAAGCAGACTTCCCTGGATGCAGTGGCCCAGGCCGTGGTGGACCGGGTGAAGCGCATCCACAGTGACACCTTCGCCAGTGGCGGGGAGCGTGCCAAGTTCTGCCCAAGGCACGAGGACATGACCCTGCTGGTGCGGAACTTTGGCTACCCCCTGGGAGAGATGAGCCAGGCCgcaccctcccccgccccag CTGCAGGAGGACGCGTGTACCCCGTATCCGTGCCTTACTCAAGCGCCCAGAGCACCAGCAAAACCAGCGTGACCCTGTCCCTCGTCATGCCCTCCCAGGGCCAGCTAGTCAACGGGGCCCACAGCGCCTCCACCCTGGACGAAGCCACTCCCACCCTCACCAA CCAGAGCCCGACCCTGACCCTGCAGTCCACCAACACGCACACCCAGAGCAGCAGCTCCAGCTCTGACGGGGGCCTCTTCCGCTCCCGGCCCGCCCACTCGCTCCCGCCCGGCGAGGATGGCCGCGTCGAGCCTTACGTGGACTTTGCGGAGTTCTACCGCCTCTGGAGCGTGGACCACGGCGAGCAGAGTGTGGTGACGGCGCCATAG